In Salinibacterium sp. dk2585, a single window of DNA contains:
- a CDS encoding GIY-YIG nuclease family protein, with amino-acid sequence MTRGAMPGPCNLCGADSGRRDDGAWFCALCGWRYGDAPDPELPLPRIDVVYYLRFDRRVKIGTSAHPRRRLAAIRHEELLAFEPGDRQLEQQRHREFAGCREGGEWFTLTPELAAHIARLRAEGEPWTLYTRWLSAKLRG; translated from the coding sequence ATGACCCGAGGGGCGATGCCCGGACCGTGCAACCTGTGCGGCGCCGACAGTGGGCGGCGTGACGACGGCGCTTGGTTCTGCGCGCTGTGCGGGTGGCGCTACGGGGACGCTCCCGACCCTGAGCTCCCGCTCCCCCGCATTGATGTCGTCTATTACCTGCGCTTCGACCGCAGGGTCAAAATCGGCACAAGCGCGCATCCGCGGCGACGCCTCGCCGCCATCCGCCACGAAGAGCTGCTGGCGTTCGAGCCAGGAGACCGCCAGCTCGAGCAGCAGCGGCACCGCGAGTTCGCCGGATGCCGTGAAGGGGGCGAGTGGTTCACGCTGACGCCGGAGCTTGCCGCGCACATCGCCCGACTGCGCGCAGAAGGTGAGCCGTGGACCCTCTATACCCGGTGGCTCAGCGCGAAGCTGCGCGGCTGA